The Ipomoea triloba cultivar NCNSP0323 chromosome 4, ASM357664v1 DNA segment ATCAAAGCTCAAGAAAATGGGCTCTTCCTGATTCTGCCACCCAATGCCATCTGTCTCTCTCTTCAAAGCCATCAAAAACAAGAAATGGTAAGATTTCTACCTCCTTAAAGATAACAGACAGTGTGAAGGGCAAGCTGATACTAGGGGCGAAACTTCTCCGAGCAGGCGGTGTTCAAAAGGTGTTCAAGAAGAACTTCGGTGTTAGAGAAGGTGAAAAACTGTTGAAGGCTTCTCAATGTTGTTTATCAACAACAGCTGGTCCATTGGCTGGCCTACTTTTTGTTTCTACTGAGAAGGTTGCTTTTCTTAGTGAGAGATCAATCAGAGTCCCTTCTTCTAGCGGGAAGTCAATGAGAGTGCATTATAAGGTGTTAATCCCAATTGCTAAAATTAAAACAGCAAATGAAAGTAAGAATTTGAAGAATCCATCAGAGAAGTACGTGCACCTAGTGACAGAAGACCATTTTGAGTTTTGGTTTATGTGGTTCCAACAACATCAAAGAACCTTGAAATATCTGCAGGATGCAATTTCTCAATCAGCTCAATATCCTTAGAAACATTCGTTATGATGaagcaaaaatatatatatatctcttttgTAAAATGTAGAACTCAAAagcctgtatatatatatatgatttgacaaattatattgttgaagCAGTTCTTGAAATTTGTTAAGCATACACATTAAACCTCTCCAAATATTAGAGGATGAGAATCTATCCGAagtcaaaaattgatttttttttaactgttgtAGTTTTGAGGTGGTTCGGTTATTAGGACAAGATTAAACCATGACTCTTAGAAGAAAAGGCAATCAAGCTGGCTGCCTTCAAGGTTGGTCTGcctccaaaaataaataaaaagcaagATAGAAAAGGAATTCCTAAAAGGATCGGAGCTAATCCAGATAACCAATTCATTGGTTATGTGAAGCTCCTTCCCTGTTAAGTATCCTTCCATTTTCTCAAAGCCTCTTGCTTTACTACCTAAAggcaaattaattaattaattaaaaattgcaaATTCATAACCTCTATACAAACAAAATGTTTTTGAACAGTGGTAAATAAACGGATTGAGTAAAAATGGTTTTACTTGGAAAAAATTTGtctgagaccgtctcacggatccatattcataaaacgggtcaaattaaaataaaaatgtaatacttatattggaAATGCAAGGAACAAAGTATTTACACTAATGAATGTTcatttctttgcttattttgcATTTGAGCCTATTGAGAGAGATTGGTAAGGTCACGAGAGTAGGACAACCCCGTATTCCAATTCTGCCAAACATTGGATCACGAGATTGGCGTGTTAGTACACCCTAACTTGATTTATCGAATTCTGATTGCACAGGGACTGGAGATTTAAGACAATAAAGTCAAAATGAAGGTTGTTTATTCTTACAGGGTTGACCATAAGCTACTGAAGGGTAAACATGTGAAAGATGTCACCTCCATCATGTCTCCACTTATCCCCGTTAGGAATGGCAATGTGCCTCGTCCCCGACGGGAATCCCGTCCCCGTCTctaacggggacggggatggggaaaatTTTCGGGGACGGGGCCGCCCCGCCCCATCCccgaaaaaaaattaaaaaaaaaaataaataaataaataaatatatatatatagtattttaaattttgaagctatgacttatatttttaaaaaaaattattattaaaatttaaatttatttagtatttgGACTAGGAGTTGATGGGGAGTGGGGAATCCCCGTCCCGCCtaattccccgcggggacggggatggggaatattttcaattccccgtcggggacgggacggggacggggtcgcagggacggggagtatactccccgcccccgccccgcccAGTTGCCATCCCTAATCCTCGTCCTTGTTTCTGATGAGCCAGAAGATGATACCTCTGGGAATTGATAGGAAGCTTGGTGCTTCCTTAAGAGACCTCACTGCAGTGTTAAAAACCGTAATTGAACGAAAACCAAAACCATGGACTGTAAAGCTATGGAGTAGAACTATCTTGTATATTAATGAACAAATGAGCAGGCTATAAATAGTATACAAAAGAGGAGAAGTAGTAGA contains these protein-coding regions:
- the LOC116017682 gene encoding GEM-like protein 4: MKQNQTIKSINWAVLLNQSSRKWALPDSATQCHLSLSSKPSKTRNGKISTSLKITDSVKGKLILGAKLLRAGGVQKVFKKNFGVREGEKLLKASQCCLSTTAGPLAGLLFVSTEKVAFLSERSIRVPSSSGKSMRVHYKVLIPIAKIKTANESKNLKNPSEKYVHLVTEDHFEFWFMWFQQHQRTLKYLQDAISQSAQYP